A stretch of the Lytechinus variegatus isolate NC3 chromosome 5, Lvar_3.0, whole genome shotgun sequence genome encodes the following:
- the LOC121416205 gene encoding keratin, type I cytoskeletal 10-like isoform X2, which produces MNVQLLAVCLFMPILACSAQFDWLMNYRQLNAGAPQRQTDFGFMKPSTTPKPLGALPKKRRDGTAFGLGAANEFAGGSSSYTNLDTAPVDAGIGDTSGGNAQGSDWDINAAGTDYGGNSNGGDYGGTGGVSGGNGGGFGGGSNGEGGSFAEGGNLNPGYDDSMQNLANASAGSIAGIVIGVIILLCVLAGVSFFVMRQVHRKVQVNATRA; this is translated from the exons ATGAACGTTCAACTGCTAGCTGTTTGTCTTTTTATGCCAATTTTGG CATGTTCCGCCCAGTTTGACTGGTTGATGAACTACAGACAACTCAACGCAGGAGCACCGCAAAGACAGACAGACTTTGGTTTCATGAAACCGAGTACCACTCCTAAACCTCTGGGTGCATTACCAAAGAAACGCAGAGATGGCACCGCCTTTGGCTTAGGGGCCGCAAACGAATTTGCTGGGGGCAGCAGTAGCTACACGAACCTGGACACCGCCCCTGTTGACGCCGGCATAGGTGACACTTCCGGGGGCAACGCGCAAGGTAGCGACTGGGACATCAATGCAGCTGGCACCGACTACGGCGGAAACAGCAATGGGGGTGATTATGGTGGCACTGGTGGTGTCTCGGGAGGCAATGGTGGTGGATTTGGAGGAGGTAGCAATGGTGAAGGAGGCTCCTTTGCAGAAGGTGGCAATCTTAACCCAGGGTACGATGACAGCATGCAGAACCTTGCTAATGCATCTGCTGGTAGCATTGCTGGTATTGTCATTGGTGTCATCATTCTATTGTGTGTGTTGGCTGGTGTGTCCTTCTTTGTCATGAGGCAAGTCCATCGAAAGGTGCAGGTGAATGCAACACGAGCATAA
- the LOC121416205 gene encoding glycine-rich cell wall structural protein 1-like isoform X1 — MVLTGSATAMKGHLIIKACSAQFDWLMNYRQLNAGAPQRQTDFGFMKPSTTPKPLGALPKKRRDGTAFGLGAANEFAGGSSSYTNLDTAPVDAGIGDTSGGNAQGSDWDINAAGTDYGGNSNGGDYGGTGGVSGGNGGGFGGGSNGEGGSFAEGGNLNPGYDDSMQNLANASAGSIAGIVIGVIILLCVLAGVSFFVMRQVHRKVQVNATRA; from the exons ATGGTTTTGACTGGTAGTGCAACAGCCATGAAAGGTCACTTGataattaaag CATGTTCCGCCCAGTTTGACTGGTTGATGAACTACAGACAACTCAACGCAGGAGCACCGCAAAGACAGACAGACTTTGGTTTCATGAAACCGAGTACCACTCCTAAACCTCTGGGTGCATTACCAAAGAAACGCAGAGATGGCACCGCCTTTGGCTTAGGGGCCGCAAACGAATTTGCTGGGGGCAGCAGTAGCTACACGAACCTGGACACCGCCCCTGTTGACGCCGGCATAGGTGACACTTCCGGGGGCAACGCGCAAGGTAGCGACTGGGACATCAATGCAGCTGGCACCGACTACGGCGGAAACAGCAATGGGGGTGATTATGGTGGCACTGGTGGTGTCTCGGGAGGCAATGGTGGTGGATTTGGAGGAGGTAGCAATGGTGAAGGAGGCTCCTTTGCAGAAGGTGGCAATCTTAACCCAGGGTACGATGACAGCATGCAGAACCTTGCTAATGCATCTGCTGGTAGCATTGCTGGTATTGTCATTGGTGTCATCATTCTATTGTGTGTGTTGGCTGGTGTGTCCTTCTTTGTCATGAGGCAAGTCCATCGAAAGGTGCAGGTGAATGCAACACGAGCATAA